The following coding sequences lie in one Synechococcus sp. PCC 7336 genomic window:
- the hypF gene encoding carbamoyltransferase HypF, translated as MDRTPSHCSRQRLRLTLSGTIQGVGFRPFVYRLAIALGLEGWVRNSGEGVLIEVEGESSLLHEFVRRLQSDKPPAAAIARCREDWLEPFGYRNFSIRSSHSGLITAAISPDLATCPECLQDIRDPDNRRYRYPFANCTQCGPRFSLLQGLPYDRDRTTMSDFHMCAACETEYRDPGNRRFHAQPNACPRCGPHIELWDRQGNALADWDDALFDAIGALRQAKIVAVKGLGGFHLMAIAESESAVRQLRLAKQRPDKPFALMYPSLEAVRVHCHLSDVEARLLRSPAAPIVLLQRRQATPAPNLAPNIAPETPYLGVMLPYTPLHHLLMQELSCPVVATSGNLGGDPLCIDESVALRTLAGVADLFLVHNRPIARAVDDSVVCGVAGREMVLRRARGYAPLPISAGFDGAALPSPPAPLPQGEGRNSLKSSICGSVPLPSELRLTPRFARGEGARGCLLALGGHLKNTVAVAVAGQAIASQHLGDLQTVAAVEHYERAIADLESFYDLQPVAVACDLHPDYRSTHMAEGLGLPVIRVQHHYAHVLACMADNQLLNSMDSPMLGVAWDGAGYGSDGTIWGGEFLRVAEAGFERFARLRPFRLPGGERAIKEPRRSAIGLLYEVFGEALFEQRDCRGLQAFSDRDLPVLRAMLRNSYRAPLASSVGRLFDAIASILGLKHIATFEGQAAMALEAQLAGVRTSASYEIPLIGLDAPEPASLDWTALVTALLSDARAGLSLGQIVAKFHNGLVEAIVSVAKASQCDRVLLTGGCFQNRYLLQRVTQRLREESLHPYWHRQIPPNDGGIAIGQLVAAANVLQRGPDRV; from the coding sequence GTGGATAGAACGCCCTCGCACTGTTCTCGACAAAGACTGCGCCTCACCCTCAGCGGCACCATTCAGGGGGTGGGGTTTCGTCCGTTCGTATACCGTCTCGCGATCGCTTTAGGGCTAGAGGGTTGGGTGCGCAATTCGGGCGAGGGCGTGCTGATCGAAGTTGAAGGGGAAAGTTCTCTACTGCACGAATTCGTTCGCCGACTCCAGTCGGACAAGCCGCCTGCGGCAGCGATCGCCCGCTGCCGAGAGGACTGGCTAGAACCCTTTGGCTATAGAAATTTCAGCATTCGCTCCAGCCATTCGGGCCTCATAACAGCGGCCATCTCGCCAGATTTAGCCACCTGCCCCGAATGCCTGCAAGACATCCGCGATCCCGACAACCGTCGCTATCGATATCCGTTCGCCAACTGCACCCAGTGCGGTCCCCGTTTCAGCCTCCTGCAAGGGCTCCCCTACGATCGCGATCGCACCACCATGTCTGACTTTCACATGTGTGCTGCTTGCGAGACCGAATATCGCGATCCGGGCAATCGCCGCTTCCACGCCCAACCCAATGCCTGTCCTCGGTGTGGCCCCCATATAGAACTGTGGGATCGACAGGGGAATGCTCTTGCCGACTGGGACGATGCCCTATTCGATGCAATCGGAGCGCTGCGCCAAGCCAAAATAGTCGCGGTGAAAGGCTTGGGGGGATTTCACTTGATGGCGATCGCCGAGAGCGAATCTGCAGTCCGGCAATTGCGCTTGGCCAAGCAACGACCGGACAAGCCGTTTGCACTCATGTATCCCTCTCTCGAAGCGGTCCGTGTCCACTGTCATCTATCCGATGTAGAAGCTCGACTGTTGCGATCGCCTGCCGCGCCCATCGTCCTGCTGCAGCGCAGACAAGCCACCCCTGCCCCGAACCTAGCCCCCAATATTGCCCCCGAAACTCCATATTTGGGCGTCATGCTGCCCTACACCCCACTGCACCACCTCTTGATGCAGGAGTTGAGCTGTCCGGTGGTGGCCACGAGCGGCAACCTGGGGGGAGACCCCCTCTGCATTGATGAATCAGTAGCGCTGCGAACGTTGGCGGGAGTTGCCGATCTGTTTCTGGTTCACAACCGTCCGATTGCTCGAGCCGTGGACGATTCGGTCGTTTGCGGGGTGGCGGGGCGAGAGATGGTTTTGCGGCGAGCTCGCGGCTATGCTCCCTTGCCGATTTCTGCTGGGTTCGATGGCGCTGCATTGCCCTCTCCCCCGGCCCCTCTCCCCCAGGGAGAGGGGAGAAACAGTCTGAAATCCTCAATCTGCGGTTCGGTTCCCCTTCCCTCGGAATTACGGCTGACGCCACGCTTCGCGAGGGGGGAAGGGGCTAGGGGATGTCTGCTGGCTTTGGGGGGACATCTGAAGAATACTGTCGCGGTGGCGGTGGCAGGACAGGCGATCGCGAGCCAGCATCTGGGGGATTTGCAAACGGTGGCCGCCGTCGAGCATTACGAACGGGCGATCGCCGATCTCGAAAGCTTCTACGACCTGCAGCCCGTGGCTGTGGCCTGCGATTTACATCCCGACTACCGCTCTACTCACATGGCCGAGGGGCTGGGCTTGCCGGTCATTCGGGTTCAGCACCATTACGCCCACGTCTTGGCCTGCATGGCTGACAATCAACTTCTGAATTCGATGGACTCTCCCATGCTCGGAGTTGCGTGGGATGGTGCCGGCTACGGGAGCGATGGGACGATCTGGGGGGGCGAGTTTTTGCGCGTCGCGGAGGCGGGATTCGAACGGTTCGCTCGCCTGCGCCCATTTCGGCTGCCGGGGGGCGAACGGGCTATCAAAGAACCCAGGCGATCGGCGATCGGGTTGCTGTACGAGGTGTTTGGGGAGGCGCTGTTCGAGCAGCGGGATTGTAGGGGCCTTCAGGCATTTAGCGATCGCGATCTCCCAGTGTTGCGGGCGATGTTGCGGAATTCCTATCGCGCGCCGCTTGCCTCCAGTGTCGGTCGCCTATTTGATGCGATCGCCTCAATTCTGGGCTTAAAACACATTGCTACGTTTGAAGGTCAAGCGGCAATGGCTTTAGAGGCTCAGCTGGCGGGAGTTCGCACTTCGGCAAGCTACGAGATCCCTTTGATAGGACTGGATGCTCCAGAACCAGCAAGTTTGGATTGGACCGCACTCGTCACAGCCCTGTTGAGCGACGCTCGGGCAGGTTTGTCATTAGGACAGATTGTGGCGAAGTTTCATAATGGATTGGTGGAGGCGATCGTCTCTGTTGCTAAAGCGTCGCAATGCGATCGGGTGTTATTGACGGGTGGCTGCTTTCAAAATCGCTACCTGCTCCAGCGGGTGACTCAGCGCTTGCGAGAGGAATCGTTGCACCCCTACTGGCACCGCCAGATTCCGCCAAATGATGGGGGAATTGCGATCGGACAGCTTGTGGCTGCGGCCAATGTTCTACAGCGCGGTCCAGACAGGGTGTAA
- a CDS encoding type II toxin-antitoxin system ParD family antitoxin has protein sequence MQIVLAPELEQLVQRQIASGKYHSAIEVLTAGVHLLEQHDDIYRGRLQELQQEVQIGWNAAQRGELVEGATAMAQIRANLKKRHPSERE, from the coding sequence ATGCAAATCGTCTTGGCACCCGAGCTAGAGCAGTTAGTCCAACGCCAAATTGCCAGTGGTAAATACCATTCAGCGATTGAAGTCCTCACAGCAGGTGTGCATTTACTCGAACAGCACGATGACATCTATCGAGGGCGGCTGCAGGAACTTCAACAGGAAGTCCAGATTGGTTGGAATGCGGCTCAACGAGGAGAACTCGTCGAGGGTGCTACTGCTATGGCTCAGATTCGGGCTAACTTGAAAAAGCGTCATCCATCAGAAAGGGAATGA
- the chlP gene encoding geranylgeranyl reductase produces MSLRVAVVGGGPAGSCTAEVLAKAGIETYLFERKLDNAKPCGGAIPLCMVEEFQLPDEIIDRKVRRMKMISPSNREVNIAVERDREFIGMTRREILDAFLRNRAAELGAKLINATVLDIQLPANDTDPYVIHYSHADKRSDAPDRLGSLEVDLLIGADGFYSKVAKAIDAGDYNYAIAFQERIRIPDDKMAYYEDLAEMYVGNDVSSDFYAWVFPKHDHVSVGTGTMQIHKADIKTLQAGIRRRAADKIRGGEVIKVEAHPIPEHPRPRRVVGRAALVGDAAGYVTKSSGEGIYFAAKSGRICAETIVEVSNRGQRIPTEADLKTYLKRWDRQYGLTYKVLDILQRVFYRSDATREAFVEMCDDIDVQRLTFDSYLYKTVVPANPLKQLKITAKTIGSLLRGSALAP; encoded by the coding sequence TTGAGTCTGAGAGTTGCTGTAGTGGGCGGCGGCCCTGCTGGATCTTGTACGGCTGAAGTGTTGGCCAAAGCTGGAATCGAAACGTATTTGTTCGAGCGCAAGCTAGATAATGCCAAGCCCTGTGGCGGTGCCATTCCCTTGTGTATGGTGGAAGAGTTTCAGTTGCCGGACGAAATTATCGATCGCAAAGTGCGACGCATGAAGATGATTTCCCCCTCCAACCGCGAGGTCAATATTGCGGTGGAGCGGGATCGCGAGTTCATCGGCATGACCCGGCGCGAAATTTTGGATGCCTTTCTGCGCAACCGAGCTGCCGAGTTGGGGGCCAAACTGATTAACGCGACGGTGCTGGACATTCAACTGCCCGCTAACGATACCGACCCTTACGTCATTCACTACAGCCACGCCGATAAGAGGAGCGATGCCCCCGATCGCCTCGGCTCCCTCGAAGTGGACTTGCTCATTGGCGCTGATGGCTTCTACTCCAAGGTGGCAAAGGCCATTGATGCTGGAGACTACAACTATGCGATCGCCTTCCAGGAGCGAATTCGCATCCCCGACGACAAAATGGCCTATTACGAAGATTTGGCGGAAATGTATGTCGGTAACGACGTTTCCTCCGACTTTTATGCTTGGGTGTTTCCCAAACACGATCACGTCTCGGTGGGCACCGGCACCATGCAGATCCATAAAGCAGATATCAAGACCCTGCAGGCGGGCATCCGCAGACGCGCCGCTGACAAAATTCGCGGTGGCGAAGTGATTAAGGTCGAGGCTCACCCCATCCCCGAACATCCCCGTCCCCGCCGCGTTGTCGGTCGAGCCGCACTTGTGGGGGATGCTGCGGGTTATGTGACCAAGTCTTCAGGCGAAGGTATTTACTTTGCCGCCAAGTCCGGTCGCATCTGCGCTGAAACCATTGTGGAAGTCTCTAATCGCGGCCAGCGCATTCCCACCGAAGCGGACTTGAAAACATATCTCAAACGCTGGGATCGCCAGTATGGGCTGACCTACAAGGTGCTCGACATTCTGCAACGGGTCTTCTATCGCTCGGATGCCACCCGCGAAGCCTTTGTGGAAATGTGTGACGACATTGACGTCCAAAGGCTTACCTTCGACTCTTACTTATACAAAACCGTCGTACCTGCCAATCCCCTCAAGCAACTCAAGATTACCGCTAAGACCATTGGCAGTTTGCTGCGCGGCAGTGCTCTGGCTCCCTAG
- a CDS encoding DM13 domain-containing protein: MGKVKSLMLTALVTALSLGPQAFARAESVIAGGEVIHTASFTGQSNHTVSGQVQLVRRGEVFYLVLGDDFLFDGAPDPRLGFSVDDQFVKDSLFTSLNLDSGLQVYRLPPTLDVSNFDEVTIWCEKFSVPLAEAKF; encoded by the coding sequence ATGGGTAAAGTCAAGTCTTTAATGCTTACTGCACTGGTGACAGCATTGAGCTTGGGTCCTCAAGCTTTTGCACGAGCTGAAAGTGTAATAGCGGGTGGTGAAGTTATTCACACAGCCAGCTTTACCGGTCAGAGCAACCATACTGTCAGTGGTCAAGTTCAGCTCGTTCGTCGAGGAGAAGTGTTCTATTTGGTATTGGGCGATGACTTTTTATTCGATGGTGCCCCCGACCCACGGCTTGGTTTTTCTGTTGACGACCAATTTGTAAAGGACAGCCTTTTTACAAGCTTGAACTTGGACAGTGGCCTACAGGTCTACCGCCTACCCCCTACGCTAGATGTGTCTAACTTTGATGAAGTGACCATTTGGTGCGAGAAGTTCAGCGTACCCCTTGCAGAAGCAAAATTCTAA
- a CDS encoding late competence development ComFB family protein: protein MNYSLDDTRPMINVLEEQVLMEARRQFQRLPELDRHKFCAVDIAAYALNRMQPMYATNRDGWGYQRERALRRVSQEIQTQVTRAIQKLQKCPRREGRPLPETVEARNALNQIRALLDRPDLDWRDLPNLVEHLTEAAAASHAAIESGSWY from the coding sequence ATGAACTACTCGCTAGATGACACGCGACCGATGATCAATGTGCTCGAAGAGCAAGTGTTGATGGAGGCCCGACGTCAGTTTCAACGGTTGCCCGAGCTCGATCGCCATAAGTTTTGTGCGGTGGATATCGCTGCTTACGCACTCAATCGCATGCAGCCGATGTACGCCACCAATCGAGATGGGTGGGGATACCAGCGCGAACGAGCGCTGCGGCGCGTCAGTCAGGAGATTCAGACACAGGTCACCCGCGCCATTCAAAAGCTGCAGAAGTGTCCGCGTCGCGAGGGCAGACCTTTACCCGAAACAGTCGAGGCCCGCAATGCCCTCAATCAAATTCGGGCTTTACTCGATCGACCCGATCTAGATTGGCGAGACTTGCCGAACCTAGTCGAACACTTGACGGAAGCTGCGGCAGCGAGTCATGCTGCGATCGAGAGTGGTTCTTGGTATTGA
- a CDS encoding LysR substrate-binding domain-containing protein, whose translation MAEFDVPFTLDQLRIVRAISEYGSFRKAADKLFVSQPAVSLQVQSLERSLEVTLFDRGGRRVILTEAGKLLVDYSSRILNLSEEACRALVDLQDLKRGTLALGASQTVGTYMMPRLIAEFRQSYPQISVQLQVLSTRRIASGVAEGQFDLAIVGGTIPPQLKDQLDVSAYATDEFVLVRAHPDAVAAQFERSPLASSNLDIPTHLRKEELYELRFITLNPQSTTKKAIDSSLETYDINPAKFQVEMELTSLEAIKNAVKAGLGVAFLSLTAVAADLELGLLEQLHVEGLEVKRTLRLIYSPNRYQSQVAQSFRQHLQEASARAEAVHA comes from the coding sequence ATGGCCGAGTTTGACGTTCCCTTTACGCTCGATCAACTGCGTATTGTACGAGCAATCTCCGAGTATGGCAGCTTTCGCAAAGCTGCCGACAAGTTGTTTGTCTCTCAGCCGGCAGTCAGCTTGCAGGTGCAGAGTCTGGAGCGCTCGCTGGAAGTCACCCTGTTCGATCGGGGCGGACGGCGGGTGATCTTGACCGAGGCGGGCAAATTACTGGTGGACTACAGCAGCCGCATTCTGAACCTGAGCGAAGAAGCTTGTCGGGCCTTAGTGGACTTGCAGGATCTGAAGCGGGGAACCCTGGCCTTGGGAGCTAGCCAGACAGTGGGCACCTACATGATGCCCCGACTGATCGCAGAATTTCGTCAGTCCTATCCCCAAATTTCGGTGCAATTGCAGGTGCTTTCAACCCGGCGAATTGCCAGTGGAGTCGCAGAAGGACAATTCGATCTGGCGATCGTGGGCGGGACGATTCCTCCTCAACTCAAAGATCAACTGGACGTCAGCGCTTATGCCACGGATGAGTTCGTTTTGGTGCGAGCCCACCCCGATGCCGTAGCAGCTCAGTTCGAGCGCAGTCCGCTGGCAAGCTCCAACCTCGATATCCCCACCCACCTGAGGAAAGAAGAGCTCTACGAGCTGCGTTTTATCACCCTCAATCCTCAATCCACCACTAAAAAGGCGATCGATTCCAGCCTCGAAACCTACGACATCAATCCGGCCAAGTTTCAGGTGGAGATGGAACTGACTTCGCTAGAGGCGATCAAGAATGCAGTCAAAGCGGGGCTGGGGGTAGCCTTTCTATCCCTTACGGCAGTGGCTGCCGATCTGGAACTGGGTCTGCTGGAGCAATTGCACGTCGAGGGGTTAGAGGTGAAGCGAACCTTGCGCCTGATTTATAGCCCCAACCGCTATCAGTCTCAGGTGGCCCAAAGCTTCAGACAGCACCTGCAAGAGGCATCGGCGCGAGCCGAGGCAGTACACGCCTAA
- the petJ gene encoding cytochrome c6 PetJ, giving the protein MNRVCRIVLSVLVCAAVFLAAPASAEPDLALGKKVFASNCASCHKGGLNVVVAAKTLQKGALEQYGMASVEAISTQVRNGKGGMPAFKGRLDDGQIESVAAYVLAQADADWK; this is encoded by the coding sequence ATGAATAGAGTTTGCAGGATAGTTCTATCGGTTCTGGTTTGTGCCGCAGTCTTTTTAGCTGCGCCCGCTAGCGCCGAACCCGACTTAGCTCTAGGGAAAAAGGTGTTTGCCAGCAACTGTGCCTCGTGCCACAAAGGGGGGCTCAATGTCGTGGTTGCTGCGAAGACCTTGCAAAAGGGTGCGCTGGAACAGTACGGTATGGCGTCTGTAGAGGCGATCTCCACCCAAGTGCGTAATGGAAAAGGCGGAATGCCTGCCTTTAAGGGACGTTTGGATGACGGACAAATCGAATCAGTGGCTGCTTACGTTTTGGCACAGGCAGACGCCGATTGGAAATAA
- the eno gene encoding phosphopyruvate hydratase — translation MDTSIASITAREILDSRGRPTLEAEVVLDSGALGVAQVPSGASTGSFEAHEMRDGDSDRYGGKGVLQAIFNVEQSIARELIGLDALDQLAIDRTAIELDGTPNKSKLGANAILAVSLANAKAAAAWLGLPLYRYLGGPLANVLPIPLMNVLNGGAHADNNVDIQEFMIVPVGAPTFKEALRYGAEVFAVLKQVLGERGLATSVGDEGGFAPNLGSNAEALDLLVAAIEKAGYEPGKDISLALDVASTEFFEAGQYTFEGTAQSAAEMIDYYEQLLQSYPIVSIEDGLAEEDWENWVALTAQLGDRVQLVGDDLFVTNPERLQRGIDSRAANSILIKLNQIGSLSETLEAIALATRNGLTSVVSHRSGETEDTTIADLAVATRAGQIKTGSLCRSERVAKYNQLLRIEDDLGDAAVYGMGGLGFKI, via the coding sequence GTGGATACGTCAATTGCCTCCATTACTGCACGGGAAATTCTTGATTCTCGGGGCCGACCGACCCTCGAAGCGGAGGTGGTGCTCGACAGTGGGGCGCTTGGAGTCGCTCAGGTTCCCAGTGGTGCATCCACCGGCAGTTTCGAAGCCCACGAAATGCGGGATGGAGACAGCGATCGCTATGGCGGCAAGGGAGTCCTGCAAGCAATCTTCAATGTCGAACAGTCAATTGCCCGAGAGCTGATCGGACTCGATGCTCTAGACCAGCTCGCCATCGATCGCACGGCGATCGAATTGGACGGCACGCCGAACAAATCTAAGTTGGGGGCGAACGCCATCCTGGCGGTATCGCTGGCCAATGCAAAAGCCGCTGCAGCGTGGTTGGGGCTGCCTCTCTACCGCTATCTGGGCGGTCCGCTGGCCAATGTGTTGCCAATTCCCTTGATGAATGTTCTCAACGGCGGTGCCCATGCCGATAACAATGTCGATATTCAAGAGTTCATGATTGTGCCGGTGGGAGCTCCCACGTTTAAAGAAGCCCTGCGGTACGGAGCTGAGGTGTTTGCCGTGCTCAAACAGGTGCTGGGCGAGCGAGGATTGGCCACCAGCGTGGGGGATGAAGGGGGGTTTGCCCCCAACCTCGGCTCCAATGCCGAAGCACTCGACTTGCTGGTTGCGGCGATCGAAAAAGCGGGTTACGAACCCGGTAAAGATATTTCTCTGGCCCTGGATGTGGCCTCCACCGAGTTCTTCGAGGCTGGCCAATACACGTTTGAGGGTACAGCTCAGTCTGCCGCCGAGATGATCGACTATTACGAGCAACTGCTCCAGAGCTATCCGATTGTCTCGATTGAAGATGGCTTAGCCGAAGAGGATTGGGAGAATTGGGTCGCGCTCACTGCCCAGTTGGGCGATCGCGTGCAGTTGGTGGGGGACGATCTGTTTGTCACCAACCCCGAACGCCTGCAACGGGGGATTGACAGCCGCGCGGCTAACTCGATTTTGATCAAGCTCAACCAGATTGGGTCTTTAAGTGAGACGTTGGAGGCGATCGCCCTTGCCACCCGCAATGGGTTGACGTCTGTGGTCAGCCATCGCTCCGGGGAAACCGAAGATACCACCATTGCCGATCTGGCGGTGGCGACGCGGGCCGGACAAATTAAGACAGGCTCTCTCTGTCGCAGCGAGCGGGTGGCGAAATACAATCAGCTCCTGCGGATTGAAGACGATCTGGGGGATGCAGCGGTGTACGGCATGGGAGGTCTCGGCTTCAAAATATAG
- a CDS encoding aspartate ammonia-lyase has product MSTPESGRIERDSMGDRHLPDDAYYGIQTLRAQENFPISGIEPLPIYVDACLLVKKAAASVNAELGCIPAEIGAAVVQAADEILAGKLRHQFVVDIYQAGAGTSHHMNVNEVLANRALEILGDVKGNYQRVSPNDHVNYGQSTNDVIPTAIRIGALLSLHRELFPRLKDLEGAFAAKADEFAAIVKAGRTHLQDAVPVRLGEEFRAYAQILSDRQQTLRRAATELHSLGLGGSATGTGLNTHPQYCDRVARRLSDYTGLALEPAPHLMAAMQSMGPFVSVSSALRNLAQDCSKIANDLRLMDSGPKTGLKEIQLPPVQPGSSIMPGKYNPVMAEMLNMVCFQVMGLDTAIAYAAQAGQFELNVMMPLIAYDLLHAIQILARALQAFGERCVKGITANGDRCRAYAEGTLALVTALNTHIGYLAAADVAKESLATGKSIREIAIARGLMDEATLAQVLDLDATSQIVRQPQA; this is encoded by the coding sequence ATGAGTACTCCTGAATCTGGCCGCATCGAACGGGATTCGATGGGCGATCGCCATCTGCCCGACGACGCCTACTACGGCATCCAAACCCTACGAGCGCAAGAGAATTTCCCCATTAGCGGGATTGAGCCGCTGCCGATTTATGTGGATGCTTGCCTGCTCGTCAAGAAGGCAGCAGCAAGCGTCAATGCCGAACTGGGCTGCATTCCAGCAGAGATTGGAGCTGCCGTAGTGCAGGCAGCGGACGAAATTCTGGCGGGAAAACTGCGCCATCAGTTTGTGGTGGATATTTATCAAGCGGGGGCAGGCACCTCCCACCACATGAATGTGAATGAAGTGCTAGCCAATCGGGCCTTAGAGATTTTAGGGGATGTCAAGGGTAACTACCAGCGGGTAAGCCCCAACGACCACGTCAATTACGGTCAGTCCACCAATGACGTGATTCCGACGGCGATTCGGATTGGGGCACTGCTGTCCCTGCATCGAGAGCTATTCCCCAGGCTGAAGGATCTGGAGGGGGCATTTGCCGCCAAGGCAGACGAATTTGCCGCCATTGTTAAAGCGGGCCGCACCCACCTGCAGGATGCCGTGCCCGTACGCTTGGGCGAGGAATTTCGAGCCTACGCGCAGATTTTGAGCGATCGCCAACAAACCCTGCGTCGAGCAGCTACAGAATTGCACTCTCTGGGTTTGGGGGGCAGCGCTACCGGAACTGGGTTGAATACCCATCCCCAATATTGCGATCGCGTTGCTCGACGACTATCCGATTACACCGGTCTCGCGCTCGAACCCGCTCCCCATCTCATGGCCGCCATGCAAAGCATGGGGCCGTTCGTCAGCGTCTCCAGTGCCTTGCGAAACTTAGCCCAAGACTGCAGCAAAATTGCCAACGACCTGCGATTGATGGATTCTGGCCCCAAAACGGGACTGAAGGAAATTCAGCTACCACCCGTACAACCGGGCTCGTCAATCATGCCGGGGAAATACAATCCGGTGATGGCGGAAATGTTGAATATGGTTTGCTTTCAAGTGATGGGTCTGGATACGGCGATCGCCTACGCCGCCCAAGCCGGTCAGTTCGAGCTCAACGTGATGATGCCGCTGATTGCCTACGATTTGCTCCACGCCATTCAAATCCTCGCTCGCGCCCTCCAGGCTTTTGGCGAGCGCTGCGTCAAAGGGATTACCGCCAATGGCGATCGCTGCCGAGCCTATGCTGAAGGCACCCTCGCCCTCGTCACAGCCCTCAACACCCATATTGGCTACCTCGCCGCTGCCGATGTAGCTAAGGAATCGCTGGCAACGGGCAAATCTATCCGGGAAATCGCGATCGCTCGCGGGTTAATGGACGAGGCAACCCTAGCCCAGGTGTTAGATTTGGATGCCACGAGCCAAATAGTGCGGCAACCCCAAGCGTAA
- the gltX gene encoding glutamate--tRNA ligase — MTVRVRIAPSPTGNLHIGTARTAVFNWLYARRHGGRMLVRIEDTDRERSQPRYTRNILEGLSWLGLDWEEGPFYQTDRLDRYAEVIRELLDRGLAYRSYTSAAELDAMRAAQKAAGKAPRYDNCDRHLTPEQIAAYEAEGRQPVIRFKIEEPLTVSWNDRIRGDISWNSQDLGGDMVIAKADGQPLYNLAVVVDDIDMGITHVIRGEDHIGNTPKQILLYRALDREPPVFAHSPLILNPEGRKLSKRDGATSVAEFRQMGYLPEALKNYLALLSWSSPDGEEVFALEDAAEVFDFDRVTKSAARFDWDKLNWLNSQYLRQLSPAEQVERLTPFWAAAGLAIADVPEPQWLEEMAALISEGLTLLTEAAPLSRYLLQQELLYATDAIAQLRLPDVAPAIARVAEATAAIDPTTPALGDALKTMVGAVAKERGVKKGLVMKSLRAALTGSLRGPDLMASFNLLHRRGWAIERLQAVETLQ; from the coding sequence GTGACAGTTCGCGTGCGCATTGCACCTAGTCCGACCGGAAACCTACACATCGGCACTGCCCGAACGGCAGTCTTTAATTGGCTGTATGCCCGCCGTCACGGCGGTCGCATGCTAGTTCGCATCGAAGACACCGATCGCGAGCGATCGCAACCTCGCTATACCCGCAATATTTTGGAAGGGCTGTCTTGGTTGGGTCTCGACTGGGAAGAAGGCCCCTTCTACCAAACCGATCGCCTCGATCGCTATGCCGAGGTGATTCGAGAGTTACTCGATCGAGGACTCGCCTATCGCTCCTATACCAGTGCCGCAGAACTCGACGCCATGCGGGCTGCCCAAAAAGCAGCCGGAAAAGCGCCGCGCTACGACAATTGCGATCGCCACCTCACCCCAGAACAGATCGCCGCTTACGAAGCCGAAGGCCGCCAACCCGTCATCCGCTTCAAGATTGAAGAGCCCCTCACTGTCAGTTGGAACGATCGCATTCGCGGCGACATCTCTTGGAACAGCCAAGATCTCGGCGGTGACATGGTAATCGCCAAAGCTGACGGCCAACCCCTCTACAACCTCGCCGTCGTCGTGGACGATATCGACATGGGCATCACCCACGTCATTCGCGGCGAAGACCACATCGGCAATACCCCCAAACAAATCCTGCTCTATCGCGCCCTCGACCGAGAGCCCCCCGTCTTCGCCCATTCCCCCCTCATTCTCAACCCCGAAGGCCGCAAACTCTCCAAGCGAGACGGTGCCACCTCTGTGGCTGAATTCCGGCAAATGGGCTACTTGCCAGAAGCCTTGAAAAACTATCTCGCCCTGCTGAGCTGGTCTTCCCCCGATGGGGAAGAAGTCTTTGCCCTCGAAGACGCTGCCGAGGTGTTTGACTTCGATCGCGTCACCAAATCCGCTGCCCGCTTCGATTGGGACAAGCTCAACTGGCTCAACAGCCAATACCTGCGCCAACTCTCCCCTGCAGAGCAAGTGGAACGGCTAACTCCCTTTTGGGCTGCTGCTGGGTTGGCGATCGCGGACGTGCCCGAGCCCCAGTGGCTCGAAGAGATGGCTGCGTTAATTTCAGAAGGCTTGACACTATTGACCGAAGCCGCCCCCCTGAGTCGCTATCTGCTCCAGCAGGAGTTGCTTTACGCCACCGACGCGATCGCGCAGTTACGGTTGCCCGATGTTGCTCCGGCGATCGCCCGCGTCGCTGAAGCCACAGCAGCGATCGACCCCACAACCCCCGCACTGGGGGATGCTCTCAAAACAATGGTGGGGGCTGTCGCGAAAGAGCGGGGTGTGAAAAAAGGTTTGGTTATGAAGTCGCTGCGGGCTGCCCTAACGGGATCGCTGCGCGGTCCCGATTTAATGGCTTCTTTTAACCTTTTGCATCGGCGGGGTTGGGCGATCGAGCGCCTGCAAGCTGTGGAAACATTGCAATAA
- a CDS encoding HypC/HybG/HupF family hydrogenase formation chaperone, whose amino-acid sequence MCLAVPGKILSILEGDDPLLRAGKVSFGGAVKTISLAYVPEANVGDYALVHAGFALAIVDEWEAEQTLRDVQQMQAGQ is encoded by the coding sequence GTGTGCTTAGCCGTTCCAGGCAAAATTCTCAGTATTCTCGAAGGAGACGATCCCCTGCTGCGCGCGGGCAAAGTGAGTTTCGGCGGAGCGGTCAAAACCATTAGCTTGGCCTATGTGCCCGAGGCCAATGTGGGCGATTATGCTCTGGTTCATGCGGGGTTTGCACTGGCGATCGTGGATGAGTGGGAGGCGGAGCAAACGTTGCGAGACGTGCAGCAAATGCAGGCCGGTCAATAG